The following are from one region of the Methanospirillum hungatei genome:
- a CDS encoding MoaD/ThiS family protein has product MKVTIRCYARFRDAFGDEQELVIPDRATILDAVRTLAGTGPDAELLIDEDKNIRSYVMIMHRDIRISPMDAGTVPLSDGDSLILFPPVSGG; this is encoded by the coding sequence ATGAAGGTTACAATTCGTTGTTATGCCCGGTTTCGTGATGCTTTTGGTGATGAACAAGAACTTGTCATTCCTGACAGAGCTACAATTTTAGATGCCGTCAGAACACTTGCAGGGACCGGTCCTGATGCAGAACTTTTGATTGATGAAGATAAAAACATCCGAAGTTATGTGATGATCATGCATCGTGATATCAGGATTTCACCTATGGATGCAGGTACAGTGCCCCTGTCTGATGGTGATTCTCTTATACTCTTTCCACCGGTTTCAGGAGGATAA
- a CDS encoding TIGR02710 family CRISPR-associated CARF protein gives MLLLMTLGTGIGTSHADALSRLVRSCSYAIHFYHPEKIIYFCSEESKGSIDPIHNALKTEYNTSPPSSTLCMIRDPNDFNGCFEVMYGVASLYQYDEMVIEASTGTREMILAAEIVSFLTRNPVSHVTGDKPDGMIIPGTETVKEMVLFAAYDRLLIHRAIYAFNNNHYGSSLRLLEGISNLPERDMYYTLFNGYWHWDKMDYEKAWRYLQHVPDLDILIPLNRKFLKKLLDLDRMDDTILNRKERLHVRQQKYTYMLIDLLHNAKRRIDGERYDDALARLYRVVELISQVLLLNYGIDDNEEKIRFSDLRKLLKKQDISTYARKADRNGIIRIGLRYKFLLLEDLGMKGADQWYSDLQQYIMIRNDSILAHGLTPVPGDIAHEMWSEVRNVITKACKGTCEDLEELYRSSEFPILENHHLE, from the coding sequence ATGCTTCTTCTCATGACACTAGGGACAGGGATTGGCACCAGTCATGCAGATGCCTTGTCCCGACTTGTCAGATCCTGTAGTTATGCTATTCACTTTTATCATCCGGAAAAGATCATCTATTTTTGTTCAGAAGAGAGTAAAGGATCTATAGATCCCATACACAATGCCTTAAAAACTGAATATAATACTTCTCCTCCCTCTTCAACCCTCTGCATGATTCGAGATCCGAATGATTTCAATGGATGTTTTGAAGTCATGTACGGTGTTGCTTCTCTGTATCAATATGATGAGATGGTAATCGAAGCATCTACCGGAACCAGAGAGATGATTCTGGCAGCAGAGATTGTATCATTTCTCACCAGAAATCCCGTGTCTCATGTTACCGGGGATAAACCTGATGGAATGATTATTCCAGGAACGGAAACGGTCAAAGAGATGGTACTCTTTGCTGCATATGACCGGCTTTTAATTCATCGGGCAATCTATGCATTTAATAATAATCATTATGGAAGCTCACTCCGCCTGCTGGAAGGAATAAGCAATCTGCCGGAACGTGACATGTATTACACCTTATTTAATGGATATTGGCATTGGGACAAGATGGATTATGAGAAAGCATGGCGATATCTTCAACATGTCCCGGATCTTGATATTCTCATTCCTCTAAACAGGAAATTTCTTAAAAAACTCCTTGACCTTGATCGGATGGATGATACTATCCTCAACCGAAAGGAGCGGCTCCATGTCAGACAGCAAAAATATACCTATATGCTCATTGATCTGCTCCATAATGCCAAGCGACGGATTGACGGTGAGCGATACGATGATGCTCTTGCCAGATTATATCGTGTTGTTGAGTTAATTTCCCAGGTTTTACTGCTAAATTATGGTATTGATGACAATGAAGAGAAGATTCGGTTTTCAGATCTTCGAAAATTACTCAAAAAACAGGATATCTCTACCTATGCCAGGAAAGCTGATCGAAATGGGATTATCAGGATAGGGCTTCGGTACAAGTTCCTTCTTCTTGAAGACCTTGGAATGAAAGGGGCTGATCAGTGGTATTCTGACTTGCAGCAGTATATTATGATTCGAAATGATTCAATTCTGGCCCATGGACTCACGCCTGTTCCTGGTGATATCGCTCATGAGATGTGGTCTGAAGTGAGAAATGTAATTACGAAAGCCTGTAAAGGGACATGTGAAGATCTTGAAGAGTTATACCGGTCATCAGAATTTCCCATTCTTGAGAACCACCACTTGGAATAG
- a CDS encoding YcaO-related McrA-glycine thioamidation protein — protein sequence MLLSSCKKLYQQETHRTKSPEETYEAVRDLTGPAGITRVADITGLDRIGIPVFSCIRPVAAEGAITVYNGKGATPIAARVSAIMEGLERYSAEVHDRTPEIMTYDQISSVKKTINPDSLILPENTPTDWPVPWYQAWDIIKNEEVWVPAHAVFHPVPRIMGKLFRTSTNGIASGNTYEEAVFHSLCELVERDAWSLVESANNAGPRITEITHPVAQSLLEKFEKAGVDVILRDITSDLGIPTVAAVSDDLQLRDPTLLCIGMGSHLCSEIAILRALTEVAQSRATQIHGAREDTQSTHFLSKVGYDRAKRLNKKWFTLEPELQYREMPSYHTDDFLDDIHIVLDRFKAAGLERVLVTDLTRPEIGVPVVRVIVPGLEHFAMDPERRGERCKRARRNYIPGTKPVGS from the coding sequence ATGTTACTCTCGTCCTGTAAAAAACTCTACCAACAGGAGACTCATCGGACTAAGTCACCTGAAGAAACATATGAAGCGGTCCGCGATCTCACTGGGCCGGCCGGAATAACCAGGGTTGCTGATATCACGGGATTAGATCGAATTGGAATTCCTGTTTTTTCCTGTATCCGTCCCGTTGCTGCCGAAGGAGCAATTACTGTATATAATGGGAAAGGAGCAACACCTATTGCTGCCAGAGTATCGGCAATAATGGAAGGGCTTGAACGATATTCAGCAGAAGTTCATGACAGAACACCGGAGATTATGACATATGATCAGATCTCGTCAGTCAAAAAAACAATAAATCCTGACTCTCTCATTCTTCCGGAGAATACTCCCACTGACTGGCCGGTTCCCTGGTATCAGGCGTGGGATATCATAAAGAATGAGGAAGTCTGGGTTCCTGCTCATGCTGTATTCCACCCGGTTCCGCGTATTATGGGTAAATTATTCAGGACGAGTACAAATGGAATAGCTTCAGGAAATACTTATGAAGAGGCTGTCTTTCATAGTCTGTGTGAACTAGTGGAGCGTGATGCCTGGTCACTGGTTGAATCAGCAAACAATGCAGGACCAAGGATTACTGAAATAACTCATCCAGTGGCACAAAGCCTGCTGGAAAAGTTTGAGAAGGCAGGGGTTGATGTGATATTGCGGGATATTACGAGCGACCTTGGAATCCCGACCGTTGCGGCAGTATCAGATGATCTCCAACTTCGTGATCCTACCCTTCTGTGTATTGGGATGGGATCACATCTTTGCAGTGAAATAGCTATACTCCGGGCATTAACAGAGGTTGCACAGAGCAGGGCCACTCAAATTCATGGAGCACGAGAAGATACCCAATCAACCCATTTCCTTTCAAAAGTGGGATATGATCGGGCCAAGCGCCTTAATAAAAAATGGTTTACATTAGAACCTGAACTTCAATACCGTGAGATGCCTTCGTACCATACTGATGACTTCCTGGACGATATTCACATTGTCCTTGATCGGTTCAAAGCTGCAGGGCTTGAACGGGTCCTGGTAACCGATCTTACCAGGCCTGAAATTGGTGTTCCGGTAGTTCGGGTCATTGTTCCAGGACTTGAACATTTTGCCATGGATCCTGAAAGACGAGGAGAACGGTGCAAACGTGCACGACGTAATTATATTCCTGGGACCAAGCCTGTCGGTTCATAA
- a CDS encoding histidine kinase N-terminal 7TM domain-containing protein, whose product MTEEIGAEASLLFVGIILLISTIFLYIFTGKPRLRFLLILNISLLFWIVSYGMNLATSGPQMTGTWQIISLMGLTMVVLSFIAAFVDYMKKEE is encoded by the coding sequence GTGACAGAAGAGATTGGAGCAGAAGCATCATTGCTGTTTGTTGGGATAATTCTGCTCATCTCCACTATCTTTTTGTATATATTTACAGGGAAGCCCCGGCTCCGGTTTTTACTCATCCTTAATATCAGTCTTCTTTTCTGGATTGTTAGTTATGGAATGAACCTCGCAACCAGTGGGCCACAAATGACCGGTACCTGGCAAATCATCAGTCTTATGGGATTGACTATGGTTGTATTATCATTTATTGCAGCATTTGTCGATTATATGAAAAAAGAGGAGTAA
- a CDS encoding substrate-binding domain-containing protein, with translation MIGKISFGIIALVLGVMLLCGVVSAEKLTTEGLEGSEHASDRLLIGTTTSLDATGALDELSKQFAEKYNVTAEWVAVGTGQALKYGESGDVDLVMVHDRAAEDKFLDAGYGLDRRVFASNYFLVAGPESDPAKIAGKTASEAFKSIADAGEKDNSVFFVSRGDASGTHSREKLIWKAAGYDYADVNTSSWYIDAAAGMGQTLNMAEEKQGYTLADGATWNTMEKNLTIVPFVTDGKDLLNIYAVMRINPEKFPDVAINVDAGKKWTNFIISDETQQFFADFKKDGKALFVPAKGDAATLNVAEEEISSPVE, from the coding sequence ATGATCGGTAAAATATCGTTTGGGATCATTGCCCTCGTGCTGGGAGTAATGCTTCTCTGTGGGGTAGTATCAGCTGAGAAGCTTACTACAGAAGGACTTGAAGGATCCGAACACGCAAGTGACCGTCTCCTGATTGGAACAACCACAAGCCTTGATGCAACTGGAGCACTAGACGAACTCTCCAAACAATTTGCAGAGAAGTATAATGTTACCGCCGAGTGGGTAGCAGTTGGTACTGGACAAGCTCTCAAATATGGGGAAAGTGGCGATGTTGATCTCGTTATGGTTCATGACAGGGCAGCAGAGGATAAGTTCCTCGATGCTGGATACGGTCTTGATCGCCGTGTATTCGCATCTAACTACTTCCTTGTAGCCGGTCCCGAATCTGACCCGGCAAAGATTGCAGGTAAGACTGCTTCTGAAGCTTTCAAGTCAATTGCAGATGCTGGAGAAAAAGACAACTCAGTATTCTTTGTATCCCGTGGAGATGCTTCAGGAACTCACTCCCGCGAGAAACTTATCTGGAAAGCGGCTGGATACGATTATGCTGATGTAAACACCTCGTCCTGGTATATTGATGCAGCAGCTGGAATGGGTCAGACTCTTAATATGGCAGAAGAAAAGCAGGGATACACTCTCGCCGATGGTGCAACATGGAACACTATGGAGAAAAACCTGACAATTGTTCCATTCGTGACCGATGGAAAAGACCTTCTGAATATTTATGCTGTTATGAGAATCAATCCGGAAAAATTCCCTGATGTAGCTATCAATGTTGACGCAGGAAAGAAGTGGACGAACTTTATTATCAGTGATGAAACTCAGCAGTTCTTTGCGGATTTCAAGAAAGACGGAAAAGCACTTTTTGTTCCAGCAAAGGGTGATGCAGCTACATTAAACGTCGCTGAAGAAGAAATTTCAAGTCCGGTTGAGTAA
- a CDS encoding DOMON domain-containing protein: protein MHKFGLTLLIVVMTLFLCFPSLNAEPQQKSDGAIETDEYAHTISFDNGNYVLYWTVADEHISMAIQGKTTGWVGIGLKPTQMMKDADIILAGMRGEEVYWTDSYSTGVFGPHPDDTELGGTDDILNLSVSEQDGVTTLEFSRDLVTGDVYDAELSTGENVSIIWAMASDDDPKFKHNTSKGKGSLPL from the coding sequence ATGCACAAGTTTGGACTGACACTTCTGATTGTAGTGATGACGTTATTCCTTTGTTTCCCTTCACTAAATGCAGAACCTCAACAAAAGTCTGATGGAGCAATTGAAACTGATGAATATGCACACACCATTTCATTTGACAATGGGAATTATGTACTTTATTGGACTGTAGCGGATGAACATATTTCAATGGCAATTCAGGGTAAAACAACCGGATGGGTAGGTATCGGTTTGAAACCAACACAAATGATGAAAGATGCAGATATTATTCTTGCAGGAATGAGAGGAGAGGAGGTATACTGGACCGATTCTTATTCAACAGGAGTATTCGGCCCGCATCCAGACGATACTGAACTTGGGGGGACAGATGACATTCTCAACCTTTCTGTATCCGAACAAGATGGAGTTACCACACTGGAGTTTTCAAGAGACCTCGTAACTGGTGATGTTTATGATGCAGAATTGTCAACCGGAGAAAATGTTTCAATAATATGGGCAATGGCTTCAGATGATGATCCAAAATTCAAACACAATACCTCTAAAGGAAAAGGCAGCCTTCCTCTTTGA
- a CDS encoding ABC transporter permease: MIDFVAAFFTAINLIISQNPDVMEITFKTLEITFSSVLISTIIALPLGTAINFSEFCGKKTLISLIQTLYALPTVIVGLVCFMLLSRSGPLGFLGFLFTPSGMIFGQAFLVIPIMTGLTIAALQGVNPTLTDTIRSLGATKSQFLLSHLRETRYVIMAAIVIGFSRALSEVGAAIMIGGNIKGHTRVLTTAISLQTSMGNFELSLALGIILLGIALIINLVMGFLQQR; the protein is encoded by the coding sequence ATGATTGATTTTGTAGCAGCTTTTTTTACGGCAATCAATCTGATAATCTCCCAAAATCCGGACGTTATGGAGATTACATTTAAGACGCTCGAGATTACATTTAGTTCTGTATTAATCAGTACCATTATCGCTTTGCCTCTGGGAACTGCGATAAATTTTAGTGAATTCTGTGGAAAAAAGACTCTTATTAGTCTGATCCAAACTCTTTATGCGCTTCCCACGGTAATTGTAGGGCTGGTCTGTTTCATGCTCCTTTCTAGATCAGGTCCTCTCGGATTTCTGGGATTTCTTTTCACTCCAAGTGGAATGATATTCGGGCAGGCTTTCCTTGTTATTCCTATCATGACAGGACTTACCATAGCAGCTCTGCAGGGAGTAAACCCAACCTTGACAGATACGATACGTTCGCTTGGTGCCACAAAAAGCCAGTTTCTTTTGAGTCATTTACGAGAGACAAGGTATGTGATCATGGCTGCGATTGTGATTGGCTTCTCAAGAGCTCTTTCTGAAGTTGGGGCAGCAATCATGATTGGAGGTAATATAAAAGGGCATACCCGTGTTCTTACAACTGCGATATCCTTGCAAACCTCAATGGGCAACTTTGAACTTTCACTTGCTTTAGGAATAATTCTTCTTGGAATTGCTCTTATTATAAACTTGGTAATGGGTTTCCTCCAGCAGCGGTGA
- a CDS encoding ABC transporter ATP-binding protein: MIRLDNISKSFDEKIVLDRISAEILAGEIFTIIGPSGQGKTTLLRLINLLDTPSGGEIYLDGISLQKPGQDLTSLRRRMGMVFQTPISFKETVFENIALGLRYRHVSSAEITRKVEEKLEEIGLSGYEKRKAWTLSGGEMQRVSLARVMITEPDLLLLDEPTANLDPVSTKKIEELIRYYNHEFGTTVIMSSHDLFQGQRLADKVAVMMGGRFVQAGDTIKIFSEPCSADIARFIGISNVLSGTITGHEDGMILVDLGGVTLHALSSIQSGRVTVALRPEDITLYNEPDGKMSARNVIQGRITDIKPYGIISHVIVSCGSISLAVQVTWQSIRDLNLAKGQDVILSFKAPSVHVMPEENDNGCL; the protein is encoded by the coding sequence ATGATCAGATTGGACAATATTTCTAAATCCTTCGATGAGAAGATAGTTCTTGATCGAATATCTGCTGAAATTTTAGCCGGAGAAATTTTTACTATTATCGGCCCATCAGGGCAGGGAAAGACAACTCTGCTCAGGCTTATTAATCTGCTTGATACACCATCCGGGGGAGAAATTTACCTCGACGGCATCTCTCTACAAAAACCAGGTCAGGATCTTACTTCATTACGGCGAAGAATGGGGATGGTTTTTCAAACACCAATATCATTTAAAGAGACAGTTTTTGAAAATATCGCTTTAGGTCTTCGATACAGGCACGTTTCCTCCGCAGAGATTACCCGAAAAGTAGAAGAAAAGTTAGAAGAGATAGGACTATCCGGGTATGAAAAAAGAAAAGCCTGGACACTTTCAGGTGGAGAGATGCAACGAGTTTCACTTGCGAGAGTAATGATTACTGAGCCGGATCTCCTCCTTCTGGATGAACCAACGGCAAATCTTGATCCAGTTTCAACCAAAAAAATTGAAGAGCTCATCAGGTACTACAATCATGAATTTGGCACTACCGTGATTATGTCATCCCACGATCTCTTTCAAGGTCAACGGCTTGCAGATAAGGTCGCAGTGATGATGGGAGGCAGGTTTGTTCAGGCTGGTGATACAATCAAGATTTTTTCTGAACCTTGTTCTGCTGATATTGCACGGTTCATCGGGATTAGTAATGTCCTTTCTGGCACCATCACAGGACATGAAGATGGGATGATCCTGGTAGATTTGGGAGGTGTTACTTTACATGCACTCAGTTCCATTCAAAGTGGCAGAGTCACAGTTGCATTACGACCAGAGGATATTACATTATATAATGAACCTGATGGAAAAATGAGTGCAAGAAATGTAATTCAGGGAAGAATTACAGATATAAAGCCTTATGGTATTATAAGTCATGTTATCGTTTCATGTGGCTCCATCTCTCTTGCAGTGCAGGTAACCTGGCAGTCGATCAGGGACCTGAACCTGGCGAAAGGTCAGGATGTTATCCTCTCATTTAAAGCTCCCTCAGTCCACGTAATGCCGGAAGAGAACGATAATGGATGTCTTTGA
- a CDS encoding molybdenum cofactor biosynthesis protein MoaE, producing MIAITREPIDPYAFIESARKPETGGIVTFVGTVRDDGIEALDLEVCEEVALADLNTIAKKAMNEYHLQTIDIVHRVGRMNLTEIILVIVVGASHRQEGFAACSWILEEIKAYVPIWKKDICTEGENWHFSQKK from the coding sequence ATGATAGCAATTACCAGAGAACCAATAGATCCATATGCATTTATTGAATCTGCAAGAAAACCGGAGACCGGAGGTATTGTGACCTTTGTTGGTACAGTTCGGGATGATGGAATCGAAGCACTTGATCTTGAAGTGTGTGAAGAGGTTGCACTTGCAGACCTGAACACGATAGCAAAAAAGGCAATGAACGAATATCACCTCCAGACAATCGATATTGTTCACCGGGTCGGCAGAATGAATCTGACCGAAATTATTCTTGTGATCGTTGTCGGAGCTTCTCACCGACAGGAAGGATTTGCTGCCTGTTCATGGATTCTGGAAGAGATCAAAGCATATGTCCCCATATGGAAGAAAGATATCTGCACAGAAGGAGAAAACTGGCATTTTTCCCAAAAAAAATAA
- a CDS encoding DUF2769 domain-containing protein, with the protein MDDFTTFIRDLKKLPAEEQDKIIEEKKTKCICPTCPSYNKCAIVEREKLFCMIGQSFLCISYEEGCKCEECPIAKEYGLDYKYFCTRGDEKGQRYLNSVWGSTVE; encoded by the coding sequence ATGGACGATTTTACAACCTTTATCCGGGACTTAAAGAAACTCCCGGCAGAAGAACAGGATAAGATCATTGAAGAGAAAAAAACAAAATGTATCTGTCCTACTTGTCCAAGTTATAATAAATGCGCAATTGTTGAGCGCGAAAAACTCTTCTGTATGATTGGACAGAGTTTCCTGTGTATATCATACGAAGAGGGATGTAAATGTGAAGAATGCCCGATTGCAAAAGAATACGGACTTGATTATAAGTATTTCTGCACTCGTGGTGATGAAAAAGGTCAGCGGTACCTCAACTCAGTCTGGGGCTCAACCGTGGAATAA
- a CDS encoding DNA-3-methyladenine glycosylase family protein translates to MITVPIVAKEPFSLHWSAIIFENHDPAIRIYRNRSFTYAALLSSGPVLLRLTTKSINTNSPIILSIQSDHEISSETQKEAASLMTWYFSLDDDLSGFYKSILTDPVMTYVSRILMGLKSPTTPTVFEALIDSIIEQQISLNVARSLEYRFIRKFGLKFQVEKKDYYCYPTPDRLAEIPLEEFRSCGLTSRKGEYIRDIARNVVHGELDLEILKKCSDTKKILESLCSIRGIGRWTAELTMIRGLHCMDAFPADDIALRRMISAWYFNGEKISPSKAEETAMQWGTYKGLASFYLEVAEHCGIKPTLV, encoded by the coding sequence ATGATAACCGTACCAATTGTTGCCAAAGAACCTTTTTCTCTGCACTGGAGTGCAATTATATTTGAGAACCATGATCCTGCCATTCGGATATATCGAAACAGGTCATTTACATATGCTGCACTTCTTTCATCCGGACCTGTTCTTTTAAGACTGACTACAAAATCCATCAATACAAATTCACCAATAATACTCTCCATCCAATCAGACCATGAAATCTCTTCAGAAACTCAAAAAGAAGCAGCCAGCCTGATGACCTGGTACTTCAGCCTTGATGATGATCTTTCTGGTTTTTATAAATCCATTCTGACAGATCCAGTTATGACATATGTATCCCGGATACTCATGGGGCTGAAAAGTCCAACAACTCCCACCGTTTTTGAAGCTCTCATTGATTCAATAATAGAGCAACAAATATCACTTAATGTAGCACGCTCATTAGAATATCGGTTTATTAGAAAATTCGGACTAAAGTTTCAGGTTGAAAAGAAAGACTATTATTGTTATCCCACACCTGACCGGTTAGCAGAAATCCCACTGGAAGAGTTTCGGTCTTGTGGTCTTACATCACGAAAAGGAGAGTATATCAGAGATATAGCCCGGAATGTCGTTCATGGAGAACTTGATCTGGAAATCTTAAAAAAATGTTCAGATACGAAAAAAATTCTTGAATCATTATGTTCAATCAGAGGGATTGGCAGATGGACTGCAGAATTAACCATGATCCGCGGATTACATTGTATGGACGCATTTCCAGCAGATGATATTGCTCTTCGCAGGATGATATCCGCATGGTATTTTAATGGAGAGAAAATTTCTCCATCCAAAGCAGAAGAAACCGCTATGCAATGGGGTACGTATAAAGGACTTGCCTCTTTTTATCTGGAAGTTGCTGAGCATTGTGGAATAAAACCCACCCTTGTATGA
- a CDS encoding TfuA-related McrA-glycine thioamidation protein: protein MHDVIIFLGPSLSVHKASEILSAEYRPPVRRVDLLEVIRMKPRIIGIIDGVFFEDAAVGHREVLEVMKHGITVVGASSMGALRAAELEPFGMIGIGEIFRMYRDGIIESDDEVALMCDPTTNMAFSEALVNIRVTVHYGEKTGFFTSDESQSIISIGKSLWYPDRSWPRILQASSFNQQRKDEILAWVKDHAIDQKQEDARKALSYIKETFYT, encoded by the coding sequence GTGCACGACGTAATTATATTCCTGGGACCAAGCCTGTCGGTTCATAAGGCATCAGAGATACTATCTGCAGAGTATCGGCCTCCGGTCAGAAGAGTTGATCTGCTTGAAGTTATCAGGATGAAACCACGGATCATTGGAATCATCGACGGTGTCTTCTTTGAAGATGCAGCTGTCGGGCATCGGGAAGTATTGGAAGTTATGAAACATGGTATCACTGTAGTTGGTGCTTCGAGCATGGGTGCGCTTCGGGCTGCAGAACTTGAACCATTTGGTATGATTGGTATTGGTGAGATTTTCAGGATGTATCGGGATGGGATAATAGAATCAGATGATGAAGTGGCACTCATGTGTGATCCCACAACAAACATGGCTTTTTCTGAAGCTTTGGTAAATATCAGGGTAACCGTTCATTATGGAGAAAAGACCGGTTTTTTCACATCAGATGAATCCCAGTCGATTATCAGTATCGGAAAATCTCTTTGGTATCCTGATCGATCATGGCCCCGAATCCTGCAGGCAAGTTCTTTTAACCAACAGAGAAAAGATGAGATTCTCGCCTGGGTAAAAGATCATGCAATTGATCAGAAACAGGAAGATGCCAGAAAAGCTCTCAGTTATATCAAGGAAACGTTCTACACATGA
- a CDS encoding NUDIX hydrolase — MTGKPFALCVRLILFDNQGHILVLKRSSSSKTNPAKWELPGGKIDAGETFDEALKREILEETGFTVVVHSAAGTAMQETEDFRVVHLVMIGSILSGGLSISKEHTEYRWVGLPELASLEKADWFSEYFNMYMGGGAKPSE, encoded by the coding sequence ATGACAGGAAAACCTTTTGCCCTCTGTGTCCGTCTTATTCTGTTTGACAATCAGGGCCATATTCTTGTATTAAAACGTTCTTCATCATCAAAGACCAATCCAGCAAAATGGGAACTACCTGGCGGAAAAATTGATGCCGGCGAAACATTTGATGAGGCACTCAAACGAGAGATCTTGGAAGAGACCGGATTTACCGTTGTAGTTCACTCTGCTGCCGGGACAGCTATGCAAGAGACTGAAGATTTTCGTGTTGTTCACCTGGTCATGATAGGGAGCATTCTTTCTGGTGGACTCTCTATTAGCAAAGAACATACTGAATATCGTTGGGTCGGACTTCCGGAACTTGCATCACTTGAAAAAGCGGATTGGTTTTCTGAATATTTTAATATGTACATGGGGGGCGGCGCAAAGCCGTCTGAATGA
- a CDS encoding HesA/MoeB/ThiF family protein produces the protein MNSTHNPGYPSHRFERQIPLIGPDGQKNLEDATVLIAGAGGLGSPAATYLALAGIGELIIVDDDIIQESNLNRQFLHAAGSVGLQKVYSAEATIHGLAPDTSIIAHSIRIDENSADRLVKDADIVIDALDNYESRFILHESAWNADVAFIHGAIEGFSGQLTSIIPGSSPCLSCLITAVPPSAKVPVIGATAGVIGSMQALEAIKYLTKSGTMISGRLLIWDGLSGRTEFLKIGKRNNCPVCEEGKDRK, from the coding sequence ATGAATTCTACACATAATCCGGGATATCCAAGCCATCGGTTTGAACGTCAGATTCCTCTTATTGGACCTGATGGGCAAAAAAATCTTGAGGATGCAACTGTTCTTATTGCTGGAGCCGGGGGGCTTGGATCACCGGCTGCAACATATCTTGCTCTTGCCGGTATTGGAGAACTTATCATCGTCGACGATGATATTATCCAGGAGTCTAATTTAAACCGTCAGTTTCTTCATGCTGCTGGTTCGGTTGGTCTCCAAAAAGTATACTCCGCAGAGGCAACAATTCATGGATTAGCACCAGATACCTCCATAATTGCTCATTCAATCAGGATTGATGAGAATTCTGCAGACCGGCTTGTCAAAGATGCTGATATTGTTATAGATGCTCTTGACAATTATGAATCAAGGTTTATTCTTCATGAATCTGCATGGAATGCTGATGTTGCATTCATCCACGGAGCAATAGAAGGATTCTCCGGTCAACTGACCAGTATTATTCCGGGCTCATCTCCATGTCTGTCTTGTCTTATCACTGCCGTTCCTCCATCTGCAAAAGTCCCGGTTATTGGAGCAACTGCCGGAGTTATCGGTTCCATGCAGGCACTAGAAGCAATTAAATATCTCACCAAATCCGGAACGATGATTTCAGGCAGACTTTTGATATGGGATGGACTTTCTGGTAGAACTGAATTTCTGAAGATTGGCAAAAGAAATAATTGTCCTGTTTGTGAAGAGGGGAAAGATCGTAAATGA